GGCCAGCAGGCCGTCATTGACATCATCGGCAAGGGAGCGGCAGGTTCCTGGAGCATCAATAACCTGGGTCCTCGAATTGTTCAGGGGGACTTTGATCCCGGATTCATGGTGGAACATTTTATCAAAGACATGGGGATCGCGCTCAAGGAGGCGGCCGATATGAATCTTTCCCTCCCTGGACTTGCTTTGGTCCACCAGCTCTATGTCGCCCTCAAGGCCCAGGGGCATGGCCGTTCCGGAACCCAGGCCCTTTACAGGGTTTTGAAAAGCTTGAACGGGGAGCCCTAAATAGTGCCCATCCATAAATGGCCCTTTTCCCCAATCTCTGCGCCTGCCTGTGCCGGGCCTATCTGCCATTCCAAGGGGCAGGCAGGCACGGCAGACAGGTCAGGCTCAGATTTTAATCCTCGAAATACTTCAATGTATGGATGCGACAGGTCAGGCTCAGATTTTAATCCTCGAAATACTTCAATGTATGGATGCCTGTCCCGCTTGTCATCCTAAGCGGGGTGGTTAAAATCTTCGCCTTCCTTGACCTTGAATAAAATTGCCTATTTATGGATGGACACCCTCTAAACAACGGCTTCACAAAAAAAGCCCTTTTGAAAATGCCCCGGCATGCCGATTGCTGTTATGGAAGCAGGTAGGGCTTCTCCCCCTGGAGACGCCCAAGGTCAAGGTCCATTGAACGGGCGGCCCGTAATTTTTCGGGATTGTTTCTCGGTAGGGGGTGATGATGGGCCTTCAGAAAAATGTAAAGGTTGGCGTTAACAATGGAAAAAATCTTAATCGAAGTGGTGGCTCCCATGCTTTCAAGCATCGAGCTGAGCCACACGGGGTCTGAACTGGTTTTTTCCTGTCTAGGATTGAAGGACAAGGACAGGAAGGCATGCACAGAGGCTTATCCGGATGACTGGAAAGAGGCGGTGGGGTATCTCTTCCGTTGGATAAAGGAAATCGCCCGGCTTTACAGGCACCGCATCCGCGTCAGGATCATAGACGCCCAGTCCCCGTTAGGGCTCTGGAAACAACTTCGTCACCGTGTTTTCAAGTTCCCCGCATTCATAGTGGACAAGAAACACACCTATATCGGATGGAATTACGGCGAACTGGAAACCATTATCGATAACAGGATCGAGAATTCCCGGTAAGGCGGTGCCGGGGGGGCAATCAAGAGGACGGGAATAGGGCGTTACTCAACTGGGCCACCATATCGAGCCCCCGGACCTCTCTTTCGAATAATGGGATCTCGCCCCTTATGTTTTCAAAAGATCTCTGGACTTCTTCCCGGTAACGATCCTGCATCTTGACCCGGTTCAGGATGAACTCGGCCGTATCTTCCTCGATTTGGGATTTGTCGATGGCCTGATTGACGATCACCCCTCCGATCGGGATTCCAAATTCATCAAACCAGCCGATGAAGCGGCGGATCACTGCTATGGGAAGGGATTCCAGCAGGGTGACGAAGAAGAAGGCGCTTTTCTCCTTGTCCGTAAGCAGTGTTCTCATATGCTCGATACGGTCCCGGAAAGTGGTCAGGTAATCGAGCAGGGGGTCCTCTTCTTCCTCGGTCTTTTTTTTCCTGAAGGAAAGGCTGAGTCGCATGCTCCGGGCCTCTTCACGGCTCTTCATCATCTTATCCACCCAAAGTGTGTAAACCTTGGACATTCCGAGGAGCCTGCGGGCGTTTGCTGTGGGAGCCGTATCGAATACATAGAATTCAAAGGCATCCTCGAAGATGATATTGATCATGTTTTCGAACATGGCGGACTCCTCGAAGGCTGGGTTCATGGTGGCAGACTCGATGAAATCTTCCGCCTTGGTGGGAATGTCCGCAAATTTGAGGAACCAACTGATCTTTTCCCGGATTTCTTTTTTTGACTTTTCGATGGTATCTCGAGTATCGATTTCCTGGACATAGAGATTTTCCGTGCCTGGTATCAATACCGGTCTCCCGAAGACGTCATGCTGGAAAAGATTGGAGAGGCTGTGGACGGGGTTGG
The genomic region above belongs to Deltaproteobacteria bacterium and contains:
- a CDS encoding TRC40/GET3/ArsA family transport-energizing ATPase, encoding MKKSMADFFKEHPGMRYVYFGGKGGVGKTVVAAAVALWMSKQGKKTLLASTNPVHSLSNLFQHDVFGRPVLIPGTENLYVQEIDTRDTIEKSKKEIREKISWFLKFADIPTKAEDFIESATMNPAFEESAMFENMINIIFEDAFEFYVFDTAPTANARRLLGMSKVYTLWVDKMMKSREEARSMRLSLSFRKKKTEEEEDPLLDYLTTFRDRIEHMRTLLTDKEKSAFFFVTLLESLPIAVIRRFIGWFDEFGIPIGGVIVNQAIDKSQIEEDTAEFILNRVKMQDRYREEVQRSFENIRGEIPLFEREVRGLDMVAQLSNALFPSS